The Polymorphobacter megasporae genome window below encodes:
- a CDS encoding ketopantoate reductase family protein produces the protein MKVTIIGAGAIGGLAGAYMTRAGHDVLLVDRWAEHVDAMNRDGIFIDGIRGEMRVPVRAAHIDALADVVNGPLEAVLIATKSQHTEAALRQVVPLLGADSFVVSFQNGFNEPRIAEVLDETGVGSAGRVMGSIPNYGGALVDPGHLEFVHEGPIQLGEMSGAPTPRLTELAAMLGELTEVQVSSNIWGQIWAKEVYSAQVVFSALADARIHETLGNERYARVAGAVVREALEIADANGIAVEAFDFFDPANYRVKTADDTARLIANINHAIWLLKKDQKPGGHVFRKQGSGIWWDIVYRNRPSEVRSSNGKLVDYGNAVGADTRLNERLCGMIYEIEQGERQLGLHNFVELEEYVTSIGKALP, from the coding sequence ATGAAGGTCACGATCATCGGCGCGGGCGCGATCGGCGGGCTTGCCGGGGCGTATATGACCCGCGCCGGGCACGATGTCCTGCTCGTCGATCGCTGGGCCGAGCATGTCGACGCGATGAACCGCGACGGCATCTTCATCGACGGCATCCGTGGCGAAATGCGTGTGCCGGTCCGCGCCGCGCACATCGACGCGCTCGCCGATGTTGTAAACGGGCCGCTTGAAGCGGTGCTGATCGCAACCAAATCACAGCACACCGAAGCGGCATTGCGCCAGGTCGTGCCGCTGCTCGGCGCCGACAGCTTCGTCGTCTCGTTCCAGAACGGCTTCAACGAGCCGCGTATCGCCGAGGTGCTCGACGAGACCGGCGTCGGGTCCGCGGGCCGCGTCATGGGGTCGATCCCGAACTATGGCGGGGCGCTCGTCGATCCTGGGCATCTCGAATTCGTCCACGAAGGCCCGATCCAGCTCGGCGAGATGTCGGGTGCGCCGACGCCGCGGCTTACCGAACTTGCCGCGATGCTCGGCGAACTGACCGAGGTGCAGGTGTCGTCGAACATCTGGGGTCAGATCTGGGCGAAGGAAGTCTATTCGGCGCAGGTCGTATTCTCCGCACTCGCCGATGCGCGGATCCACGAGACGCTCGGCAACGAACGCTATGCGCGTGTCGCTGGGGCGGTCGTCCGCGAGGCGCTCGAAATCGCCGACGCGAACGGGATCGCGGTCGAGGCGTTCGACTTCTTCGATCCCGCCAATTACCGCGTGAAGACCGCCGACGACACCGCGCGCCTGATCGCCAACATCAATCACGCGATCTGGTTGTTGAAGAAGGACCAGAAGCCAGGCGGGCACGTCTTTCGCAAGCAGGGGTCGGGCATCTGGTGGGACATCGTCTACCGCAACCGCCCCTCCGAGGTTCGCTCGTCGAACGGCAAGCTGGTCGATTACGGCAACGCGGTCGGTGCCGACACACGGCTCAACGAGCGGCTTTGCGGCATGATCTACGAGATCGAGCAAGGCGAGCGCCAACTCGGACTGCATAATTTTGTCGAGCTGGAAGAGTATGTTACCAGCATCGGCAAGGCGCTGCCGTAG
- a CDS encoding VOC family protein, producing the protein MSPFHLAFRIDAIEPTRHFYAGLLGCRQGREAANWIDFEFYGHQISAHVGPRPEKVLMTRVDDEEVPLSHFGAIVDWPEWQRLAERIAASGNDFVVTPHVRFAGQPGEQGTFFVADPSGNVLEFKAFRDRSAIFANDHNDGSVGEQAA; encoded by the coding sequence ATGAGCCCATTCCACCTCGCCTTTCGCATCGATGCGATCGAGCCGACACGACATTTCTACGCCGGGCTGCTCGGCTGTCGGCAGGGCCGCGAGGCGGCGAACTGGATCGACTTCGAATTCTACGGCCACCAGATTTCGGCGCACGTCGGCCCGCGCCCCGAAAAGGTGCTGATGACCCGCGTCGACGATGAGGAGGTGCCACTGTCGCACTTCGGCGCGATCGTCGATTGGCCAGAATGGCAGCGCCTCGCCGAGCGGATCGCTGCGTCCGGCAACGACTTCGTCGTCACGCCGCACGTCCGCTTTGCCGGACAGCCCGGCGAGCAGGGCACATTCTTCGTCGCCGATCCGTCGGGCAATGTCCTCGAATTCAAGGCATTCCGCGACCGCTCGGCGATTTTCGCCAACGATCACAACGACGGCAGCGTCGGGGAACAAGCGGCATGA